The DNA window CTATGCGAAGACCAAATCTCATGACAATCTCGTTGCACTGTGTGGACTTCATCATAAGATTACACATGCGGGAATGTATAGCGAGCCTACGAAAACAGACCTTCTTTATTTGGAACACAGAAAACTGGCACTTAGGTAGAGTGTGTTGGACTGTTGGTGGGTATACCGGAGTATCACTTTTAACTTTTTAGCCCACAAAATTCTCCATGCTATCACTTCATCAAAATATACAACTTGTTGAAGTTAAGCTCTGGGAGACGAAGACGAGTGGGGTTACTTATAGTGGTAGCTAAGCTACTGCTTTTACCGCCTCTGCAACTTTATCTGCGATACCCGGCTCAAATGGAGCAGGGACTATTCGATCTTCTGTAGGGTTCTCAACCATACCGGCGATAGCTTCGGCAGCAGCGATTTTCATATCTTCTGTGATTTGTGGGGCGCGAGCGTCGAGAACTCCTCGGAAAATCCCCGGGAATGCGAGTACGTTGTTGATTTGGTTTGGGAAATCAGATCTACCGGTCGCGACGATTCGCGCACCAGCCTCTTTTGCGATGTCAGGCATGATTTCCGGAGTAGGGTTGGCCATTGCAAAAATTATTGCATCTTTTGCCATAGTTTTCACCATATCTTCTGTTAGGAGTCCGGCCTTTGATACACCTATGAATACATTTGCTCCTTTGATAGCTTCACTAAGTCCGCCTGTGACGCAATTTCCATGATCGTGGTCAATATGACATGCAGTATTTGTTATATCTGCGAGCTCCATCTTTGTAGGATTTAAATCCTCTCGGCCTTTGTAAATCGTACCTTTGCTATCGCAAAGTAAGAAATTTTCTGCGGTTGCACCATAAAGAATAAGAAGTTTTGTGATTGCGACACCGGCCGCACCAACTCCGCTAACTACAAATTTTAAATTTTCTATCTTTTGTCCGGTAACTTTCATAGCATTTATAAGGCCTGCAAGTACTACGATTGCAGTACCATGTTGATCATCATGAAATACAGGGATGTCGAGCATACCTTTGAGTTTTTCTTCAATATAAAAACATTCCGGAGCCTTGATATCTTCTAAATTAATACCTCCAAATGTTGGAGCTATAGCTTTAACAACTGCAATTATTTCATCAGGATCTTGAGTCGAGAGGCAGATTGGGAATGCGTCTACATCAGCAAACGCTTTAAACAATACGGCTTTACCTTCCATCACTGGAAGTCCGGCAGCTCCACCTATGTTCCCAAGTCCCAGCACCGCTGAGCCGTCAGAAACCACGGCAACCATATTACCTTTTGAAGTATATTTATAAACATCATCCGGATTTTCCGCTATCCGTCTGCACGGCTCAGCTACTCCCGGAGTATAAGCGACGCTCAATTCATCTTTATTTGTTACGGGCATCTTTGAAACAAGCGAAATCTTACCTTTTGTACGCTCATGTTCTTCTAGCGATCTTTGAAAATAGTCTGTCATATTTATAAGTTAAAAAACGTCGCCAGACTACCACTCAGCAAAAAATCTGCAAGTTAAAAGTTCATTTAAAATCCACTGGTTCGACCATTCTCGATATCCAAAATCACATCAAATGACCTTTCGTATTTTATGGTTATATTTGCTTTCGCACTGTAGTTATAATCGATGGGGCCTGTTCCGACTCCTATGGAATCAGTCTCTATGATTTGTAGGTCGTCAAACATGTCTAAAGTTTTCTGTCCTTTGCCATCAACTTGTATGTTTTCTCTAGCTATAGTTAAGATATCTTCGATATTTACATCATCTATTTTACTACTATCAGTGGCAGTGAAATTTTCACGAAGTTTCCGAATATAAAATGAGTTTTTGTATGCCAGTGAGCCGTTACCATAAGTTCCGAGTATATTTGCAATTTTCCCACTCGGCATATAAATATAGCTGTCCAAAATGTTTTCAATTCCATTTTCACTTTCGACGACTAAGGTTGGCATGCCGGCGGTCTCCACTTCCATGATTAGGGCATCACTGCCAAATGCATTTCGGATC is part of the Candidatus Peregrinibacteria bacterium genome and encodes:
- a CDS encoding malic enzyme-like NAD(P)-binding protein, yielding MTDYFQRSLEEHERTKGKISLVSKMPVTNKDELSVAYTPGVAEPCRRIAENPDDVYKYTSKGNMVAVVSDGSAVLGLGNIGGAAGLPVMEGKAVLFKAFADVDAFPICLSTQDPDEIIAVVKAIAPTFGGINLEDIKAPECFYIEEKLKGMLDIPVFHDDQHGTAIVVLAGLINAMKVTGQKIENLKFVVSGVGAAGVAITKLLILYGATAENFLLCDSKGTIYKGREDLNPTKMELADITNTACHIDHDHGNCVTGGLSEAIKGANVFIGVSKAGLLTEDMVKTMAKDAIIFAMANPTPEIMPDIAKEAGARIVATGRSDFPNQINNVLAFPGIFRGVLDARAPQITEDMKIAAAEAIAGMVENPTEDRIVPAPFEPGIADKVAEAVKAVA